The sequence below is a genomic window from Chthoniobacterales bacterium.
ATCTGCCACGACGTCATTCTGGCCGATCCACACAATCAACGCGCGCATGTCCTGCTGCTGCAGGCCCTCTGCGACCGCTTCGGGAAGGGCTACGCCGTCGATTTCATCCAGGCGCTCGAGATCCTTCCCGAGCTCGAGGATCCCTACGACCGCGCGTTTTACGCCGGCTTCATCTCCGACCACAAGGCAAACGCCCTGCTCCGCGACTCCGAAAATGGCTGCCGCTTCGATGCCTACGAATACCTTCGCGAGGCCATGAGCTGCTACGAAAGAGCCGAGAGCCTGCGGCCGCACCAATGTGGCGAAGCACGACAGCGCTGGAACGCCTGCGCACGCATCATCTCCGCGAATCGACTGGAGCCCTGGCCCATCGAACCCGAACCGGAGCCATTTGGCGAATGACACGGGATCAAGATTTGTTGACCTGGCGCAATATCGGGTGGGCTTGCGCCAACAGGCGTGTATCGCGCGGAAAGGCCGGAAAATAAACTCGGGGGAGAAATGTTGAACATGACAACAACACCCCCTGCCACCAGCGGCGAAAGCTTCAGTCTCGAGGACAGCGACGACATTTTCGGCGTCGCGAGACAACTCATCGACGGACATCATTTCGGTGTCCTCACGACCGTGGACTCCGATGGCGCTCCCCATGCCCGCTGGATGGCCACGATGACTTTCGAAAATTTCCCCCGCGTCATCACGCTCACCTCGGCCGGCAGCAGCAAGGTGAAGCAGATTCGCGCCAACCAGCATGTGGACTGGCTGTTTGCCAACGAGGATTTCACGCTCGTCCTCAATCTCAAAGGCCGCGCCCGCGTCTTCACCGACACCGTCTCGATCAAGCGCGCATGGAAGGCGATCAAGGACAAGTCGCACGCCTATTTTCTGAACAACATGGACGGCGACCAGGAGATTGCCGTCATCGAGACCGTCATCGAGCGCATCGACTACACTTCGGCCCAGAATGGCCTGCGCTTCACCCGGGCATTTGGAGAGGAATTTCCAACCCCCGCCTCTCTTTTCGAAGACCTTCCAGCAAGTCCCGCCAAGGAGCACTGTCTCAAAATCTGATCATTACCCATATGCAACGCCCTTTTGTCTTGCTCGCCACGGACGACGCGAAATTCGCCAGCATGGCCACCGATGCAATCCTTGAAACCCGGCACGGTGTAAGGCCGGCACATGATATGAACCAAGCCTACCTGGCTCTCAGCGAGGGCGCCCGGAACATCGGCCTGGCAGTCATCGACGTCACCGGCGGACAATTTGGCCGCCAGCTTCTGCGGGCATTAAATGGCACCCATGCAGACTTCCCCATTCTGGCGATCACCGATCCGGTCGACACGCCCGATTTCGATCATCTCGACGGATTGGCAATTATGCGGTGTGAGAA
It includes:
- a CDS encoding pyridoxamine 5'-phosphate oxidase family protein — protein: MTTTPPATSGESFSLEDSDDIFGVARQLIDGHHFGVLTTVDSDGAPHARWMATMTFENFPRVITLTSAGSSKVKQIRANQHVDWLFANEDFTLVLNLKGRARVFTDTVSIKRAWKAIKDKSHAYFLNNMDGDQEIAVIETVIERIDYTSAQNGLRFTRAFGEEFPTPASLFEDLPASPAKEHCLKI